The Alnus glutinosa chromosome 1, dhAlnGlut1.1, whole genome shotgun sequence region ATAAACAAAGCTGACAAAAAGCAGATACAATCAGAACAATATATGCACCCATGCGCGCACGGGTGATAATTGATTTGCAACTATTACACAACTTGTGCCCATATCGTTAACTGTAGCCATACCCTGGCCGTGCTTAGTTTGTTTGAGTTCAATTGACCCTTGGTTGCAGAGCAACTCAGCAAGTAACTGAACAATTAAGCCTTCATCCACTTCTATAAAGCCCAGTGTGTGCAGTCAGTTTTGCTTCCACGTTAAATATTAACTCTCATAGATACCAACCATATTTGGTGTTGTGACAAAACTAATTTTAGGGATCACCGTCATTACACGACATTCGGTACTCAACTCTTATCCCAAGCTAACGGACCCCCTTGACCATATAACACTGCAATATAGATTAACGCTTTCCAGGTGGCCTATACCCGCTAAACAGTGAAATATCATAGCGTGAACAATTATACAAGGATGAGCTAAATTATAACAACCATGAAAACATGGGTTACCTCCCCATAGAAAGAACACCCTTTACATGTTTGACATCACTAAATTCACCGACAACAgtcttttctgcttcttttctttgttcttcattcATAGGGGCTGATCTTCCACCCACAACATCAGCCACTTGGGCAACAAAGCCCTTATCAACCTACAACAGGTTCATACTCCCATTACACACATTGGTATATTACAAATAATCAGCTAATCAACAATAATCACGCTTTTCTAAGGTCCCAGCACCTACCCGAAAGAAGTGATTAGTATTAAAGCATCCCAATCGAACAAGTGTGAAAATGTGGTCAACGGTTTGGGGAGCAACGGTCGGGAAGAAACCGAATTCGATGTCTCCATAGTTTGTCTGCTTCCAAAATGCTTTAGACAATTataaattgaaacaaaaataattaaattaaactttaaaagaaaaaagaaaaagggtaatGAATGACAAGAACATTAATAAGCATGTAAGAAACGCATCTTACTGATTCATATGTTTAAGTATTACGGAATTCCCTATTTCAACATCAATTACAGTTCACTATGAACTTGATTAGCTACAGtaaaccaaaataattaaaacccTTTTGACTTGAATCTATAGATTACGGAAAATCGATTCAAGAACGAATGGTTGCCTACGAGGAATTTATTTGTAGAGCAAACAACGGAACCAcacgaaaaataaaagattttcaGACGGAAACAAATTATTGTGtttgagaaaaccaaaacctggAACACAACACGAACAGAGCCGAGATGGGGATCTTGGGCCAGCGCACCAACTGCTATGAATATCACGCAGAGGAAGCTCAAGATCCAAGCTTTGCAAGCCCGCATTTTTTAGCTCAAAATTTGGCGCCTGATCTAATTTGCCGTCAACTCccaaaaagaaatatatgaatttcgcaatccaaaaaaagaaaacatgaaataTGCACCTTGAGCCGGGTAATGGGTTTTTAGCCGAGACCCGGCTCACTGACAAGTGGTTTTGGGCTAATCCGAGCTGGGATGGGGTAACAGATTTGATTAGTGTTGAAATTCACAGGCTCACACTTGAGCCCAAGGTTAATCACCTTTTGGGTTTTGAGTAAAATAAGACCATTTTGATTGACATTGGGCCAATATAAAATTGatgttattctttttttactttatttttttgatatttagttTTGTGATTGGCCAATATTTAACATATGATGTACTGATTAATCCATTTACACTTCAAATAGTAATAGTGTTACTCATACTAATTCTAAAAGATATTATCTTTATTGTTCACAAACATATTAGGTCAGGTTTGAGTTTATTCGAATTTGATTCATTTAACAATTGAGATTCAAACATGAGCTTAAGCTCAGTTTGTTTAGTTAATAAAGGAATTTTAAGCATCTAAACAAAATTAGATTTGAATTGGTTATAAGTAATTTGATTCGTTTTAcaaagcttttatatatatttgtatttttttaggtCTATAGTTCGTCTTAAATTTACTTCATGTATATGTATGGGCTTTTCCCTTTGCATATATGTGATATATTACaactgaaattttttaaaagtaagcCTTGTTTAGTCTAAAAcggattgaattcaaatttaCTTCACGTGTTtgtaactaaaaaattaaattaaattaaaatttatttcatttaattggATTTCCAACTTTAATCTATTTGAATTGTGAATTGGCTGAAAATTACCAAATCATATGAGATTTGGTCCGACTTTGAATTCACTTCATGTCACCTAATTAAGGCCCTTTTTtatcaaatacaaaaaaaataaaatatatatattgccatCTCCAGATAGTATATGTCACTGTAGTGGGCTTAGTACGGAATATTTTATTCACTGCATTCAccttctaaaaaaacaaaaacaaaaacaaattgaattatatttaaattcGTGCAAATAAATTGGATTGGAAACTTAGTTTATGTCATATATCAATTGAATTGCgaattcaatctcaaaatttatttgatctTAAATTGAATTCGGACTCCAATTCATTACATCTTAATTAATTGAATTCGAATCATTCAAAAGAGAGTATAACAGCATGCCCTTTTACTTTAACATATTCCTGGAGACAAAAAGGAATtattttcctttcctgataagtcttaaaaataaaaataaaaaaaatcagcagTAATTTTTGCCGACACATAGGAGGAGGACCACGCCAGCCAGGTCTTGTGGCACTAAAACGTGAGACGTGTTGTCATTAATACCTCAAAATGCATGATTCCAGTTTATCAGCTCAAGGAGATAGATCACTTCTAATTAGGGTAACCAATCTTTGGCATAATATTCTAATTTGAAATGAATTTAATACAATCAACATATAAATGAGTCAGATTATAATTAATCTATAtgatcttatatttatatataatcatTATCCAAACTCGACGCATGAcgatatttaaaataataattttagacACATTCTCAAATTCGATATAAAATTGACGGGTCATATCTAGACGCAATTTGAACTGTTGCACAAACACGGATAATTCCTTCTATTTATAACCGGTTGACTATAGATTGGATGTAGTACTATTCATTAGATTCTCTACACGACTGTCAAACAGTATATATACAGTATACTTCTATACAGTTTGGGATACAGCCTTTAGGTACCGACAAAAGTTAGTTTTGTCCCTACTCACTAGCTAGCCTCTATGCCCTCTAGGTCTCTACATTCATTCTCAAGGGGTTATGTCAAGGGCAGTGGTAGGTTTAGTACTAGTGAAGGCACTTACTTTATTTTGGCATGTTTCTGTGAACACATTTTGGCCAGCAATGGCACTTACTTTATTCTACTGTATTGGAATTCTTTTAAGCTATAAATGCATGGTTTGTGTTgtacatacaaaaaaaaaaaaggaaaataaagcaTGGTTTGTTGTCAATCAAATCAATGTATTCCTCATAGAACCTGATTCTAGGGGTGGCATTCTTTTGTTCCTTCCCTTGGTTTGGTCCGACTAAAATCTGGGATCGAATTTTGTGTCTAAATCGGTCTCAAACATGGCTTTCAAGGCAGCCACTCCAGCAAAATGCACTGTCCAGCATTATTAATAAttggcattttctttttctttttctttttcctcttttatgaGCAGACATAAATCCAAGAATCGGTCTAATCTTACCCTTTGGACTTGAATTTAAGGTTTAGATCTATTAAGTTTCATTTAAACAGCCATCGAGGTTTAAAATTCGACAAATGTACCATAGCTCATAGCTGGGAGCCTGGGAACATAAATAAAGTAAACGATTGTTTTGTTTggcgaaaaaaaaatatatatatatactctcttTTACAATTATTGATAGGGTGTTTATCAATTTTATTGCAAGAGTCATACAAAAATTTAATCAATGATCAATATgacattagtttttttttttgaagggcaCCGGAATCATCTCAAGCCAACGGCATGTGGTAATGCTCAAGGGTAAAACTTGGATGGGGCAAAACTTCCGGACCTATCAATGGCATTTTTGTAAATATTAAATGCCATTGATAGGCAAAACTTCTGGATGATTTCTGGAAGTTTTGCCTCATCATAGCACTGCTCCAATGCTCAAACTTAAGAAAACTCGAAATATCCATCCTGCCTTAGGGGCTCAAGACCCAAGTCAAGAGTGTCTGGTTTACTTGCGAAGTCCATGACGTAATGGCGCCAGAATCATTGTCTAGCATCGATGAAAATCCAAATCcgagaaaatttttaaaaaaatttaaaaataaaaaataataaaaaaatggtgctttttttaatttcattaaataGATCTATGGGGTTGGGGTCAACATCAAATAAATACTTATGAAATACGAATTATGTCATAAAGAAAAGAACtgataaaataatcaatttgatAAGAgctaaaaatacaaaagatctatttaataaataaaattcaaaacttaaaattaaaaaaaaaaaaaaaaaaaaaaaaaaaaaaaaaattgacaacgCACCAAAACGCAACGTGtggtttttgacatttttttttttttctcatccaaAACTCAAAATTATATCCACCGGTGAAAATAATTAGCATACGGTAAAGCATTACGTCTATAATCGTTTTTCCGATAACAATTTCAAGATTATCCTCGCACGCCGACGTCCATTACACATAGAAGGGGTAATTTTGGAAAAGCAGGTATCAAAAAGAAAGGGTGAAGCTTCACTCTCCAAAGGATGAAGAGGAACGCGGTttcaaaattgttttgtttcGATCGACATCGCGGCGCCAGCCACGACAACTCTTCAACGCGCGCGCCCACGCTCAACCCCCGACCAAACGCCTCTGCAACCGAAAATGACTTTAGTTATCCGATCAAAAAGAGCTTACCATCCACGCAAACTTGTATTTTTTAGctgtttcttttgttcttcaccTCTTTTCCAACTTCTCTTTTACGACTTTTTGGTTGGTTTCTTTTTCggccataaattttttacaaattaagtgGTTAAAACATCCATTCAATTCTGTCTCTAAAAATGTTATGTTTCTCTGTAATATCAATAGTAAAAACGTCATGTACTTATTCGATCTTATCATGCCCCAAATGATATATAACTCTCTATTTTCCGTATGAAAGGGTACGCCTTTTGTGATCGAACCTAATAAGCCCCTTTCAATTGTGGATTTCTCCTATTTTGTCCGAATTAACAAAGGGTTTCTTGCTCCTTTCTTGTTTGGGCAGGTGATCACAGAGAATCTACATCCATTTTCTTTCATATTGACAATATGATGGGCGGGCGCGTAGTCGCAGTACAATTTGGAAGCAAATTGGAACACCATGACAAAACGTTGTTAATGATTGTTCTTTTTATAAAGTCGTTGGAGAAGTAGGCTACTAAAAGCATCGTAATGCTATCAGTACCATGTACTTGACCAACACGTCACCAATCATAAAAAGAATATTGAATAGAAGAGAATAACTTGGGCGGCCTGCAAAGCAAAACGAGTAATAATTTGGGAAAACGGACAAATTCGTTTAAAAGAACATGCAAACGTGTTATATCGGAAAACATGGCAGCCAAGACTTACAAATGAAGCCTTTGCGGCTTTTGATAACCAAAACGAAAGTCTAACAATGTTCTTCAAAAAGacaattccttttcttttggcaCTAACCCACTAGTTGTTAGGTCCTCCGTGCAATTAAACCGTGTTTTTTGACCGTCTCATCTTTCAGAATTCAGAGATTTCTAACAACTTCGCACCGGACAAAAACTTGTACACCATGTGAGCTTTGCAACaaagtgcaaaaaaaaaaaaaaggatgccCCACTATTAATTCTGCAATTGGGTAACGTTTAGAATGGATGCCATCTCACGTAAAGGTTGATAAAAAAACCGGCCATTAATCCACCAACAAATTGGGAAGATAGATATGATCCTACGCACACAAATACCAACCACTCGAATTTCACACGCAACCCATTTTTGTTGGGATCATTAGATTTATATTTCACAGATAAAATGGTAAATAATAGTAGAAAGTTTAATCTGAAAATGAGGTGTATATATAAAGATCGAAAATCCTTATTGGAAGTATGACATGGCCTCAATGACGTGGCACGGTGTGAATGGAAATTCCCATACGGTAAttagaccaaaaagaaaagaaagtgattCCAACATGTGCTTTCGAAACAGGGAATAAGTTATCAAGAAAAACCTCTCAATTTTGGAAAGGACTTTGGTGGGCCTAGCTTCGTGGGTGATCATTGCTTCTAGCAAATAGAAAATTAGGAATGCTTGTGTGATGGATATATACAATCTTGCACGTCCGCAATCGCTCCATGTGTCCTctattatatttgatatatatatataattgataatgaaattaattaattagcgaATATCCATTGACAAATCGCGAAGATGAACATGCAATATATTCTGTAAGCACGAATATTATTAGGAGGAGGGGCATCAATTTTCAATGCGATTCGAGTAGCTACAGGCTAGAGATGCGATCcgcttatatatattatatgagcCAGACGTGATTAAGAGAGGTGGTTGATTTCAGGCTCTAAGTTTGGAATCCCTCTGCGGctctgcttctttttttctaattggGTGTCGATAGGTCATTATAGCATGATTGGTCAATCTTCCAAGTCATGTCGTTAATAGGAAGAAGAGCATCTGATCTTTGGCTCTTTTACAAGTGAAAGGgcaaatagagagagagagagagtgagaaggAAATACTTTGTCAAAATTAAAGAtgcttttttttaatacatcACGACGGTATATCTTTTCCCAAGGGCTTAATGATGGAAAGAGGGAAAGTCATTTTCATGAATGTGGTCGTTTAAAATGAACAGTTTTGGGGGAGAGGGGGGGTATTTTCCTGATCAAAGTGGGTTGCTTTGGTTAGGCGAAATTCACGGATTTCTTGTTCCCCCTTTATTACGTGTGAAGACGACGTGAAGCTGTCATCTACAAAGCgatggtgtgtgtgtgtatatcaTCAATgagactagagagagagagagagagagagagagagagagagagagagagagaacacttgAATAGAATTGAAGGTGATCTTTGCCTAACATTCTTTCTTGTGGAAACTGGAAGGAGGGCACAGAAATACGTCTCTTCTATTGACCTTTTCTACTTTTTGGCTTTTTATGCGCGCTCATATTGACTTCATTAATCCCCAATCACAGAGCCCCTTCCAACTTGATTTCTCTGATCTTCAACTGAGTTCAACGTACGGCACGGCATCCACATTCAATACTAGCTTTTACCAGCCAACCCAAGTTATATGCATATGATATGTGCACACGCATCATTCTATATATGTACGCATGCACTTAAATGCttaaaaagaatattatgtACAATATCTAGATGTATATTTGATGCCGTAAATGGCAGATCAAAAAATAAGATATAGCAATTTCCTTCACGTAACTTCTTTCACTTGATTAGAATCATTACCAACCAACAACATTAATCCAatatcatctttttctttctatataaTATCCCCAAACGACATAAAAATTTTTTACAAGCTAGATAAATAACTAATAGATCAAATGCAAATGATCTATTAGTGAATAGACTATATATTCTCATGAGTCAtgatcatttatttatttatttcctaaaaaaaaatcaagtgttttttgtctcctttttttgaaattgttagCACATATTCCGATTTGGTGGCTCGTCGATCAGCAAGAGACTTTAACCTATAAAAAAGGAAACTGCGTCGGGGGAGCCCGACAAttccactccgatgcctaagtcagtatTTTCGCaagtgtatttattttttgaataacaGAGAGCAATCCCCTCATACCTACGTATTAGTGAGGTATTTATAAGTGGAGTGGTGAGAGTAATCCCTTCTTCGTCATTGGGCTACGTGCCGGGCTTGGAGCATTTGTCGACAATCCGAATCGTGGTACATGGGCCACGATGATCGTGGGGTCGATTAAATAAATGACTTTGGATCGAGGAGTTGGTGTTCTACCGACTCTAGATGAGGTGGACTCAGTATAAAATCATTTGAACCCATTAGGCCTTCCCACTGACGGGCCCAATGGATCTGATTCCTGTGATTTGCTACTGGGCTCGGTTGATATGAAGCTCGGCTCATTTGGTAGGTCGGGATAATTTCCCAACAAAAATACTATTAGGATTCCGATGAACCTAATTTATGGTTGGATGCTAGATTAGGCCAGCTTAATATATAATGGGTTTAAAGGCATAACTTTTCGCGCTCCATCAATTGTGGAgcttgttggtacagtttccggtatgatgACGTGTCGCCTTCTTCAAtatctacaaaataataaacagtTCGTTTGGGGTGCCGACCGACCCCaatctgatgcctaagtcagttttGATAAACAAGTTTAGGAGTATTTAGAGCAGATTAAACTCAGAGATTAGAGAGTGCATGTCAAATATATACACGACATAGCAATCTTATTTATAAGCTCACAGTTATGAAATTACTGGAGTGCTGGAGCGCAATTCAATTAGGAGTCTGAATCCTAGATCGCATAGGCTTTAGAGTTATCTTCATAAAGTTCAAGTTGAGTAGAAGCTTCCAAGTCGGATAGGACATTACCTCTTCAGCTGATTTCATGCTAGTAGGTAACTTATCCCATGTTTGATGTGATAGGAGTTTATCCCGAAGTATTCAGGATATGAGTAATTTTTTAGATAACAAAGGGTCCTGTATTTAGGTCTGATATGGCCGGGCCGACCAAACGGGCTCAGCCCCTAATACGACCTTAGGCCCACGTggctttggagctgattatttcccCAACAGAGCTTTTGGTAAAGGAACCAAATGTATTTTTTGTAAGTGGTTGttgggatgaaaaaaaaaaaaaaaaaaaaaaaaaaaaccagaggTGTTTTTGAAGTAGAAAGTATTAGACAATGAAAGTtttgaaaattagggttttgtgaTAATGTTTGAAGTTTAATCGAGGTTAGATTGTTGTGAAGGTTTTGGAAATGAGggaatttgtttttgttatgttAGAGTAGTAGGAGTGATGGTCTATgtgagaaattgagaaaaatactAGGTTTTTTTTAGTGTTATTAAGGGTTAGAAAACATTGTTAGAGCTCCTCGATCGACTAAGAAAAGGTTTCCAACGACTGAGTGCATCACAGGAGCAACCCGAGAGCCTCGGGTAGATCCTTCGGTCAATGCTCATTCTACTGAGAGTCATACATAGAGTCTCAGTCGATGCTCGATTGACCGAGATGCACACAGAGAGTATCACTAGGTCCCTCGGACAAATTTTGATCGGTCGAGAcagtttagttttaaaaaaactaatgcctcgtttggtttgcggaataagtattccattaggaaaatgaatagttattattgagaatgaggaagagtggaattgaataattattctaattccTTAGTTTGGCAACAACACATATACCACAATtggaattgaaccaaaattactaaaaaaacccacataatttcttatttttcaaaaaaaactcaatcttaaaataaaaataataataatattggacCTTAGATTTGTGGCCGGCCAGCCACCCACAGATCTggtctaattatttttttcttttttttaaaaaaaaaaaagtttagtttgaaaaaaattagagaaaaatatgaggtttttttttttaaaaaaaatgttgtctaCTCCCTCAGGATTAGCTATTCATCTAATTATTCATAGGAATAGATCCATACCAGATAAATAAACAGTCATTCCATTTTAAGAACTTATTCCGTAAACTAAACGAGGCCTTAgatttttgtgaaaaaataCCTTTAGGAGTATGTGAAAATCCGTTCCATAAAGAAATATATTCCAACAAGTAATCGTAAAACATAATGAGTTGAAATTGCATAGACGAGGATTTTTAGCGAATGTAAATAAAACTTCCAACCAACACCATAACTTATTTAATCATGAACTACTTTTACCGTGTATATCTATAGCTTTACTTGTGATTACGAGTCCcacattttaactattttatgCATGTCAATATACCTTACAATATGATTTTAATGGTTtccaataaaataatttaaggaaaaagttttcaaaaacaatacaaggaagtACAAGTAAAGGAATTAAAATAAAGTAaccaattttagaaaaatttgttcaggaaaataaaagagttaaAAGAATTTAGGCCTTGTTTGATAGAATACAAAACAATACAACACTGTTcatgcgttttttttttcttcatttttttatatttttcaccaccaatcaacatcaaaacattcctactttttttcactttttatatcacatcaataattttttattcactacaatccaaaactttttcacttttctatacattttttaaaatttttatatctcatcatcactttttactaattccaaaattaacaacccactattctgttatgttctgttctgtataggtctttgccaaacaaacccTTAAGTTGTCATACGTCGAACAAGGTTGTGTACTTAATGCTTTAAGTCGAGTAAAGTTGTATGTTTGAAGCCTTATGTCAAGTAGGATTGTACGCTTGATGCCTTACTTCGAACGTGGCTGTTCTCTTGATGCCATAGGTTTAGTGGGATTGTAAGCTCGATGCACCCAAGTTTAATGGAGATTGATCGTTCAACACTAGTCCTAAAGAAGGGACtagtgcttctttttttttttttaacaaaatagcaTGTGTTATCATTAATACTGCAAACAGCCCAtaggcttacaacttgaaagtaAGGGACAGGACTCCCCATaagcaaaaatacaaattttacaagaatgacACTTGAACTTCTCTTACAATAACACTCATTCTCTAAAGAAAGATGGCTgatctagcaattagccaacaaatattcccataaaattTGATCCAAACACAAACAGGCTGAGACtggagaaacaagagaaaaacactcaaaacaaGCTGTCGGCAGTGGGGGAAAAGGCCAAGATGTAGGATGGCGGCGCGTGAAGGACACTCGTCGTCACCGGGACCACCCAGACGGAGATCCAACGCCGTATAACTGGTTGCCGCTGAGCACGGCCTGAAAAAGGCGGAGCGTGGCCCTCACGCGCACCACAGAGCAGAGTGCTCCCAGCGCGTGGGCGCCACACGCCGATCACCCACGACCAGAGCTTGCGGCGGCAAGGGCGGAAGATGACGGGGAACGTGGCTGGGGGGGTGCATGTCAGTCAGAAGTCGGCGGAGaagtgtagatctggcttccaaaatcaacgaaaaaagtgaaaaaaaaaaaaaaaaaaaaaaaaaaaaaaaagaaaaaagaaaaaagaagggccAAAAATCACCTCGTCGACGACACGTTGGCTCGGCCACTCTTCCAAATAAGACATCTTGAGATGAACAGTCCTACCAAAACGaaagaaataacaaataaaatcaaataacaagCCATTATAGTCCAAAAAGGCTAGGGAAAAATCAGCCACCACCAAATCTAGCTGGGGaaaacaaaagctccacaaccctagAGGTTGGGAGAAAAACTAAATC contains the following coding sequences:
- the LOC133868345 gene encoding peptidyl-prolyl cis-trans isomerase CYP23, whose protein sequence is MRACKAWILSFLCVIFIAVGALAQDPHLGSVRVVFQTNYGDIEFGFFPTVAPQTVDHIFTLVRLGCFNTNHFFRVDKGFVAQVADVVGGRSAPMNEEQRKEAEKTVVGEFSDVKHVKGVLSMGRFEDPNSASSSFSILLGDAPHLDGQYAIFGRLTKGDETLKKLEQLPTRREGIFVMPTERITILSTYYYDTELERCEKDRSILKRRLTASAVEIERQRMKCFP